Proteins encoded together in one Benincasa hispida cultivar B227 chromosome 1, ASM972705v1, whole genome shotgun sequence window:
- the LOC120083848 gene encoding uncharacterized protein LOC120083848 isoform X1 translates to MKLVFSTRRNCRVRKVFDDGWQREGKHFYDHSFTGHNLPVTDIVVGYGGSNAIIISSSVDPTCKHVLSQRLFCCLFHLSIFEVNTTKRSAGRGNLHQKKLCLGVVPSFMILGFF, encoded by the exons ATGAAGCTTGTATTTTCGACACGGAGAAACTGCAGAGTTAGGAA GGTATTTGATGATGGATGGCAAAGGGAAGGAAAACATTTTTATGATCATAGTTTCACTGGGCATAATCTACCTGTTACTGATATTGTTGTTGGCTATGGAGGATCCAATGCTATCATAATCTCTTCCTCTGTGGATCCTACTTGTAAG CATGTGTTATCACAAAGGTTGTTTTGCTGCCTCTTTCACCTTTCAATCTTCGAAGTAAACACTACCAAGAG GTCTGCAGGTAGAGGAAACCTCCACCAAAAGAAACTTTGTTTGGGAGTTGTCCCATCATTTATGATTTTAGGTTTCTTTTAG
- the LOC120083848 gene encoding protein ROOT INITIATION DEFECTIVE 3-like isoform X2, whose protein sequence is MKLVFSTRRNCRVRKVFDDGWQREGKHFYDHSFTGHNLPVTDIVVGYGGSNAIIISSSVDPTCKSWCSRFKYLGFGGTLGIF, encoded by the exons ATGAAGCTTGTATTTTCGACACGGAGAAACTGCAGAGTTAGGAA GGTATTTGATGATGGATGGCAAAGGGAAGGAAAACATTTTTATGATCATAGTTTCACTGGGCATAATCTACCTGTTACTGATATTGTTGTTGGCTATGGAGGATCCAATGCTATCATAATCTCTTCCTCTGTGGATCCTACTTGTAAG AGTTGGTGCAGTAGGTTCAAATATTTAGGATTTGGTGGAACACTTGGAATCTTCTAA